CGGCTCACCGTAATAAGTGTCTTTACGCGTGAGTAGCCCAAAGGGAGGGAGAGTTCGCCCCAAGATTAACGGCAATTTTTTGATCAGTCCCGCCGCCAAGTAATCCGCTAAAACGGATTCTGCCATCATTAACAGCGCATCGCTTTTTTGAACAAGCTGTAAGGCTGCAAAGATGGATCCGCATTCGATAATGTCTTTGGGCGAGACCAGTCCTTCGATCTCGAGTTCTTTTTCCATTACTTGTCGTGCGGGCGTCGAGATCGGCTGCAGGATCCAGGGCCAAGTTTCAAGCAGCTCCTTCAAGGGCGGTGGTGAACCATGGGTTAGTGGATGCTCACTGCGTACCACCGTGATCATGTTTTCATTACCCAGCGGCTCGAAATCGAACTGATTGTGCTGGATCGAGGTGGCATAGCGTGCAATGGCAATATCCACTTTTCCCTGCTCGAGCAATTCAATCAGCTGGTCGCTGGTTTCGCCCATCAAACGTATCTGTAATAGAGGTCGCAGCCGCTTCATCTCAATGATGGATTGCGCTACCAGATCAGGTGCGGCGCCCATGATGGCACCTACTGTGAGTTGACCTCTTCCTCCCAACTGGTAGCGATGCATTTCTTCTGCACATCGATCAAGCCGCGCCAGGGCGTTGTCGGCAAACTCGATCAGCATATCCCCTAGCCCGGTTGGCTGCATACCGCGTGGGGTACGTTCGAATAGCTGGCAACCGAATATGCGCTCGATTTCGCTCAACATTCGCGTCGCTGCGGGTTGAGACATGTACATGGAAGCCGCTGTCTGATGAAGATTTCGACGTTTTCCCAGGGTCGAAAGCATCAATAGATGCTTGTAGCGCAACCTTGTAGTCAGCGAATGAAGACTTTCCATGGTTTCCTCAGGTGGCTTTATACCTAAATAGTATGGCGATCATGGCTATCCAATATCTGAGACATTAGTCTAATCCTGAAGAACGCCCATGTCATCGGGTTTGGGTCCAAGCGCCATGGTTACGGCTTTCAGCCTTATTGATAAGTAAAAGGTATCAAGTGAAGCTTGATAAGCATTGGTCGAGAGGTTCTCTTTTTATATACAACGTTATTCAGCAGACCGTGACGTTGAGAAACAAAAGGAACATCCATGAGCGATATCACTATCAAGCAGGTGCGTGCCTATACCGTTCGCGGCGGCGGTGCGGATTATCATGATCAAGCGGATGGGCACTGGATCGATTCGCAAATCGCCACACCGATGAGCAAGTATCCGGAATACCGCATGACGCGCAGTAGTTTCGGCCTCAATGTTTTGGGGACGCTGGTAGTTGAAGTCGAGGCCAGCGATGGCACGGTCGGATTCGCCGTGACGACGGGCGGCGAAATCGGTGCCTGGATCGTCGAAAAGCATCTGGCACGCTTTATTGAGGGCAAGCAGGTAGGCGAGATAGAGAAGATTTGGGATCAGATGTTCAATGCCACGCTCTATTACGGTCGCAAAGGCGTGGTGATCAATACGATCTCTTGCGTGGATTTGGCCCTGTGGGATCTGTTGGGCAAGGTCCGCCAGTTGCCGGTACATCAGCTGCTGGGTGGCCCGGTGCGCGACGAGCTGGTCTTTTACGCGACTGGGGCCCGTCCCGATCTGGCCAAGGATATGGGCTTCATCGGCGGTAAGATGCCGCTGGTGCATGGCCCTGCCGAAGGGGAAGAAGGTCTCAAGAAAAACCTTAAGCATCTGGCCAGCATGCGTAGCGCCGTGGGCGATGACTTCTGGTTGATGTATGACTGCTGGATGAGCCTAGATCTCAACTATGCCACGCGATTGGCACAGGGGGCCAAGGAGTATGGGCTCAAGTGGATCGAGGAGGCCCTGCCGCCCGATGACTATTGGGGCTACGCGCAGCTTAAGCGCGATGTTCCGAAAGGTATGTTGGTTAATACCGGTGAGCACGAAGCGACCCGGTGGGGGTTTCGTATGCTGCTCGAAATGGAGTGCTGCGACATCATTCAACCCGATGTGGGCTGGTGCGGTGGTATTACCGAGCTGATCAAGATTTCAGCGCTTGCCGATGCGCATAACAAGCTCGTCGTGCCCCATGGCTCTTCCGTCTACAGCTACCATTTCGTGATCACACGCCATAACAGTCCGTTCGCTGAGTTCTTGATGATGGCGCCCAAGGCAGACGAGGTCGTTCCCATGTTTAATCCGCTGTTGCTGGATGAACCGGTACCCGAGAACGGACGTATGCCCGCCTCCAAGCTGGACAAACCAGGGTTTGGGGTGCGTTTGAACCCCGACTGCGAGCTGGCGCGCCCCTATACCCACTGAGCAGGTCGTCAAGGAGTTGTTTTATGCCCATTCAAGCGCTGCGTATGACGCTTCACGAGGGGCAGGAAGACGAGTACCGGCGCCGGCATGATGAGCTGTGGCCAGAGCTTGCAAGGGCGCTAGCCGATGCCGGCATCGAAGAGTACCGAATTTTTCTTGACCCTCGAAGCCTGCACCTATTCGCCATCATGTACCTTCGTGAGGCGCACAGCGTCGATCAGCTATCGGCCTTGCCCGTTATGAAGCACTGGTGGACGTATATGGCCGACATCATGGATTCCGCCGCCGACAATTCGCCGGTCAGCATTCCTCTCGAGGAAGTCTTCACTTTCTTGCCGGGAGAGCTCGCGTGCAAGTAGTCGATCCGCATCTTCATTTTTGGGCGCTTGACCAAGGCAATCAGCCCTGGCTTGAGAATCCCACACCGAACCTGTTAGGCGATTACACCCCCATGGCGCGTGACTTCGGGCCGTCAGAGCTACTTGAACAGCTCGATGACATCGAACTGGTGGGGCTGGTTCACGTAGAGGCGGATGCCGAAGACCCTATGGCAGAAACTCAGTGGTTGACTCGCACGCTTGCCGAGCACCCTGCGTTGAACGCGGCAATGGTGGTGGGGGTGGATCTATCGCAGCCGGAGGCGCCTGCCGGGCTCGAAGCGCAGTGCGCGCTCTCCAGTGCTGTACGCGGGGTACGACAGATCCTCAACGTGCATCAGGACCCGCTTTACGATTACGTCGGGCACCACTACATGAAAGAGACGCTTTGGCAGCAGAATCTGGCTCGGCTGGCGCCGCTGCGGCTCTCGTTCGATCTTCAAATCTATCCTTCACAAATGGTTCAGGCCGCCTCTTTGGCTGCGCGCCACCCCGATATTCAGTTCGTGCTCAATCACGCCGGGATGTACGTGGACCGTCAAGGCGTGCGCGGCTGGCGTGA
The window above is part of the Halomonas sp. GD1P12 genome. Proteins encoded here:
- a CDS encoding LysR family transcriptional regulator; translation: MESLHSLTTRLRYKHLLMLSTLGKRRNLHQTAASMYMSQPAATRMLSEIERIFGCQLFERTPRGMQPTGLGDMLIEFADNALARLDRCAEEMHRYQLGGRGQLTVGAIMGAAPDLVAQSIIEMKRLRPLLQIRLMGETSDQLIELLEQGKVDIAIARYATSIQHNQFDFEPLGNENMITVVRSEHPLTHGSPPPLKELLETWPWILQPISTPARQVMEKELEIEGLVSPKDIIECGSIFAALQLVQKSDALLMMAESVLADYLAAGLIKKLPLILGRTLPPFGLLTRKDTYYGEPVTGFCDILRRNAAQWR
- the rhmD gene encoding L-rhamnonate dehydratase, encoding MSDITIKQVRAYTVRGGGADYHDQADGHWIDSQIATPMSKYPEYRMTRSSFGLNVLGTLVVEVEASDGTVGFAVTTGGEIGAWIVEKHLARFIEGKQVGEIEKIWDQMFNATLYYGRKGVVINTISCVDLALWDLLGKVRQLPVHQLLGGPVRDELVFYATGARPDLAKDMGFIGGKMPLVHGPAEGEEGLKKNLKHLASMRSAVGDDFWLMYDCWMSLDLNYATRLAQGAKEYGLKWIEEALPPDDYWGYAQLKRDVPKGMLVNTGEHEATRWGFRMLLEMECCDIIQPDVGWCGGITELIKISALADAHNKLVVPHGSSVYSYHFVITRHNSPFAEFLMMAPKADEVVPMFNPLLLDEPVPENGRMPASKLDKPGFGVRLNPDCELARPYTH
- a CDS encoding L-rhamnose mutarotase gives rise to the protein MPIQALRMTLHEGQEDEYRRRHDELWPELARALADAGIEEYRIFLDPRSLHLFAIMYLREAHSVDQLSALPVMKHWWTYMADIMDSAADNSPVSIPLEEVFTFLPGELACK
- a CDS encoding amidohydrolase family protein; this translates as MQVVDPHLHFWALDQGNQPWLENPTPNLLGDYTPMARDFGPSELLEQLDDIELVGLVHVEADAEDPMAETQWLTRTLAEHPALNAAMVVGVDLSQPEAPAGLEAQCALSSAVRGVRQILNVHQDPLYDYVGHHYMKETLWQQNLARLAPLRLSFDLQIYPSQMVQAASLAARHPDIQFVLNHAGMYVDRQGVRGWREWRDGMRALACQPNIATKLSGFGMLDHQWSLGSIRPLILEAIDAFGVERCLFASNYPVDGLYARYADIWHAYSQIIADASHAEQQSLFVSNARRIYRI